The following coding sequences are from one Streptomyces sp. V3I7 window:
- a CDS encoding FG-GAP and VCBS repeat-containing protein, protein MRATGIALAAAAAVAAAVCTPIVLAPSAVAAAARPADDFDGDGYRDFVMLGGEHGKDGRVTVVYGTSTGPGTRVQTLHQDSPGIPGAVEEGDQWGFAATSADLDRDGYADLVVASPGEQVGDIKNRGGLTVVWGGSKGLGSGTVFSSPIAPEYPGSGDKFGLDVVAGDFDGDGDQDLTAISDSQAGAVLLKGPFTRTGGHGGWQSLGGDYGLPNISQLAAGRVTADGATDLYLLGRDLERDTDVYLWVYFHRGGADFTRRASATRIPDDGGHQLGGGPLTAIGDFDKDGYGDLALGRGFENPDGERGYVTVQYGGPTGPDTARTPVKFTQDTAGVPGASENEDHFGAVVAAGDVNGDGYADLAVGAPGEDLEGKRDPGLVTVLLGRAGGLSGTGAKSYGQSTSGIAGTAENDDRFGQDLKLTDYTRDGRADLMVDVNEQLDNTRWGLVHLLKGTTSGITATASKTYNVTSLNLPYTKVGGPFAQ, encoded by the coding sequence ATGCGCGCCACGGGTATCGCCCTCGCCGCCGCCGCGGCCGTCGCGGCGGCGGTCTGCACGCCGATCGTCCTCGCCCCCTCTGCGGTCGCCGCGGCCGCCAGGCCGGCCGACGACTTCGACGGTGACGGCTATCGCGACTTCGTCATGCTCGGCGGAGAGCACGGCAAGGACGGCCGGGTGACCGTCGTCTACGGCACGTCGACCGGCCCCGGCACCCGCGTCCAGACCCTCCACCAGGACTCGCCCGGCATCCCCGGCGCCGTGGAGGAGGGCGACCAGTGGGGCTTCGCCGCCACCAGCGCCGACCTCGACCGGGACGGTTACGCGGACCTGGTCGTCGCCTCTCCGGGCGAGCAGGTCGGCGACATCAAGAACCGCGGCGGCCTGACCGTCGTCTGGGGCGGCTCGAAGGGCCTCGGCTCGGGCACGGTCTTCTCGTCCCCGATCGCGCCGGAATACCCGGGATCGGGCGACAAGTTCGGACTGGACGTCGTCGCGGGCGACTTCGACGGCGACGGCGACCAGGACCTCACCGCGATCAGCGACAGCCAGGCCGGCGCCGTCCTGCTCAAGGGCCCCTTCACCCGGACCGGCGGACACGGCGGCTGGCAGTCCCTCGGCGGCGACTACGGCCTGCCGAACATCTCCCAGCTGGCCGCGGGCCGGGTCACCGCCGACGGCGCCACCGACCTCTACCTCCTCGGCCGCGACCTCGAGCGCGACACCGACGTGTACCTGTGGGTCTACTTCCACCGGGGCGGCGCCGACTTCACCCGGCGCGCGTCCGCGACGCGCATCCCCGACGACGGCGGCCACCAGCTCGGCGGCGGCCCCCTCACCGCCATCGGCGACTTCGACAAGGACGGATACGGCGACCTCGCCCTCGGCCGCGGCTTCGAGAACCCGGACGGCGAACGCGGCTACGTCACCGTCCAGTACGGCGGCCCCACCGGCCCCGACACGGCTCGCACGCCGGTGAAGTTCACCCAGGACACGGCGGGAGTGCCCGGCGCCTCGGAGAACGAGGACCACTTCGGCGCCGTGGTGGCCGCCGGCGACGTGAACGGCGACGGTTACGCCGACCTCGCCGTCGGTGCCCCCGGCGAGGACCTGGAGGGCAAGCGCGACCCCGGCCTGGTGACGGTGCTGCTCGGCCGCGCGGGAGGCCTCTCGGGCACCGGCGCCAAGTCCTATGGCCAGAGCACCTCCGGCATCGCGGGCACGGCAGAGAACGACGACCGCTTCGGCCAGGACCTCAAGCTCACCGACTACACCCGCGACGGCCGCGCCGACCTCATGGTCGACGTGAACGAGCAGCTGGACAACACCCGTTGGGGCCTGGTGCACCTGCTGAAGGGCACGACGTCCGGCATCACGGCCACGGCCTCGAAGACGTACAACGTCACCTCGCTGAACCTGCCGTACACCAAGGTGGGCGGGCCGTTCGCGCAGTGA